TGAGGAATCTGATCTTGTTGCCCGGAATCCGAGTTTGATGAAGAACTCCGCGAACCGAGTGAACTAGGCATGGGGCGCCTGTCATAGATCGTATATAGATTTGTCAAGAAGACATGCTGCATCAAGTCGGGCAGCATCAACGAACCCAGTAGGTTGCTGACAGAGGACGTGTTCTTGGAGATGTCCATGAAGAAATACATTAGAGACAATGAGTTGTTTTGTTGGCCAGCACCATGAAGCCGCGATGGTGAGAACAGTCCTGATGGTGGCCGGTTTCACCACTGGTGAAAACATTTCCCCAAAATCGACACCGGCCCGCTGAGTGAATCCGCGTACTACCCAACGCGCCTTGTAGCGTTCCAATGATCCATCAGAATTCATTTTTTGTTTGAAAATCCATTTCCCTATGACAATGTTGGCGCCTGGATGCCGATCAACAAGGCGCCAGGTACGATTTCGCTAGAGGGCATCATAATCGGTAGCCATGATCGCTCGCCCATTTGGATCTTGTAGGGTTGTACGAACATATTTGGGAATTAGAGAAATGGTGGTGGGATTAGAGGATTGATAACTGGCTAGTGCATATTTGGGGTTGGGTTTGTAGATGTTGGCTTGGGAGCGCGTCTGCATGGGgtggctggtggcagccaggGCCTAAACTAGAGGGCTGTTAGCAGTAGCTGGGTCATGAACTGGAGGGCTATCAGCAACAATGGGGATAGCAGAGGATGCTTGTGCGGATGAAGATGAGTGAGGTGTGGCAGGGTGTGAAGATGGTGAACTAGATGTATGTGTGCCACTGGAATCGGTGGCTATTGGCGTAGGACAGGGGGCGCGCTGCTGAATCAGAATGGGGTCATCAGAGTCTACTATAGCCGGTCCGGCTGTTGTCAGATTTGATTCAGACAGCGCTAAGAGGAAAGGGAATCGAGTTTCGTCAAAGACAACATGGCATGATGTAATCACACAGCGTGTGTGGATGTCTAGACAATGATACCCACGATGATCAGTAGGGTAGACATGAAGAACATAGGGGGTGGATCGGGCTTAGCTTGTGTTCCATGGTGGGTGACTGATTGGGAAAACAAAGGCACCCGAAAACTCACAAGTGATCATAGGTGGGGGGCGCGCCAAGAAGAAGTTCGTGGGGGGTGGCGCGACCACTTGTGCAACAAGGGCGACGGCTGATCAAGTGAGTGGCTGTCGAGAGGGCCTCAACCTAGTACTCAGTTGGTAGACCAGCATGTAGAAGCATGCTATGAATGCAGTCATTGAGAGTGTGGATGATATGCTCAACCTTGCCATTCGGAGTACAACGCCATGGTGTTCATAGTGACATCTCATGGCAAGATTATCGAATTCCTTGCCATTATCAGTTTGAAGAGCTAGAAGAGGAAGCTCAAATTGGGTGCGAACATATACATGAAAGGCAATTAGATAGCCAAACACATCTGATTTTGCACGCAAGGGGAAGGTCTAGATGTAGTGAGTAAAGTCATCAATCAACACTAGATAGTATTTGAAGCCAAAAAAGCTAGACATAGGGGTTGTCCAAACATCGGCGTACACAATCTGAAATGGAACATAACTGACTAAATTTGAAGAAGAAAATGGCAGCCAAACATGCTTGCCAAGATGACAACTATCACAGACAGGAGACAGATTACTAGGGACAAATTCTAGATGACACAAAGTTTGCTGGAGAGTGCGGCGTCCTGGATGGCCAAGGCGTTGATGCCACAGCTCGACGGTGGGTGCAGTGGTGACGAGGGCCTCTGGTGGTGAAGGGGCTAGAGGGTAGAGCTCGCCATGGCTGTTACATCGGAGGAGCACCGTATGTGTTGGAAGATCATTGATAGAAAAACCAAATGGGTCAAATTCGACACTGACATTGTTATCCCTAGTAAGAGTACGAACGGAGATGAGTTTTTTAACAAGAGATGGAGACACTAGAACATTGTTGAGGCGAAGGGGGGAGTGAGCAGTGGGGATCACCGTGTGTGCGCGATGGGTAACAGACATGGTAGAGCCATTACCTACGGTGACGGGAGTAGAATTGGGAATGGGTTGAAGGGAGATGAAATTACCAGGGTTGGACGACTTGTGGGAAGAGGCACCAGTGTCGAGGAACCACTCAGCGGTCTGTGGCCCCGATGGTGGAACGTTCATCGTGGTTAGGGCAGCCAGGAGGGCCTACTGGTTCCAGAAGTCCAGCGTGGGTGAGGAAGCAGTGTACACACTCGGATCTGGAGCAGGAGTGCCGGCGTACTATGCTTGGTGTGGAGGAGTGCCAGGACGGGGATCGAACACGCCAGCGCTGGGCGCCCTGAATGGCATCTGCCAGGCCTGGACCATCCCGGTATAGGGATTGACGCTGGGAGGCCAAGCTGGGGAACCACGGGCCTGATTGTAGGAACCGCCATCTAGTTGGTTGAAGCCGTAGCCACGTCCGCGGCCACGAACACGGCCACGACCACCTCGGAAGGAACCGTCGGTGCACAGCGCCGAACCGTCGGTGCACGACGCCAATCCGCTGGTGCCAGCCGCTGGGGACTGGGTAGGAGGAGGAGTGGTGCTGgagccgtcgccgccgctggATGGTTTGGAACCGCCAGAGGCGATGAGGGCATGTTGGGCAGCAGTCTTGGCGTGCTCGCAGTCATACTTTTCTTCCAGCAGCAGGTACAAGTGCACCGAGAAGAAAGTGTGCGGCGGTTGCTGCACCGTGATCGCCGGGATGGCATGACTGTACTTGGAGCTGAGGCCATGTAGCATGTTGAGCACTTGGCTAATCTCGCGCACCGGCTGGCCAACATCGCGGAGACCATCGGCGAGTTGCTTGAGGTGCTCGGTGTACTGAGTAATGTCCATGTCGCCCTAGACAAGACTCCTGAACTCGGACTCAAGGTAGACTGCGCGATGAAGTTCGTTGTAGCGGAATTGGGCGTGGATGCCGCCCCAGACGAGGTAGGCGGTGGCGTGCGGAGAGCGAACAATGGCGCGCACGTCCTTGGAGATAGAGTTGTACAACCAACTCAGGACGCACTGATCGACGATGCGACATTCGGGATCACGACGCTGGATCGAGGTGGGCGGCGGGGAGACATGGGAGGTGAGGCCGAACTTGCTGAGGAATGTGTCGAAGAAACAGCGCCATTCATCGTAGTTTGGCTCGGCGAGCTTGAGGAGAACTGGAACATGGGATTTGATGTTCACGGTTTGGAGGACGGATGTGGGAGGTGTGTTGGCGGCGGAAACATCGATGTCGACGGAGGAAGTGAAGGAGGCTTCGGAGGAGTCGGAGTTGGATTGGTCGGCATCAAAGAGGGGATTTTCATCCATGGTGGGCATGGTGACAAGAGAATGCCGGAGATGAACAACGGAGGTTGAAGATGGCGAGAGGAAGCGATGGCAGCGAGGGGATCAACCCGAGCTGTCCAATACCATGTAGAAAGTAGGAATGAGAGTCAGCAGTGTTTCCATTGATCTCTGATGTGTTTATATAAGTTACAACATGTGTTGCTCAATTGGCAACTGCACCTAAGTGCTAGTGTACAACGTGGGCGCAGGGGCGcgcgccgtgctcatggtcaccgcGCACTGGCTCTGGACAGCGAAAGCAGTTGGCGTCCATGGTCTTGGCGCTGTCCCTCAACACTCTTTATGTTTCAACACATCTGCAAATTGTTTTAATTTACCATTCCAATAATCCAATGCTACAAAAAAAATCCTACAATTGAAATAAAGTAATCCAGTGTTGCCAAAAAAAAATCCTCCAATAACTCAACGGCCTAGAAGTCTATAACCTAAGTTAGTTTTGCATACCCTGTGCCTCATGCACTTTTGCTGTCCGCGCAAATCATGAAATCCCTGATCACCAGCCGCGAGCAACGATACCTAGAGAGAAACTGAAAGGAAAAAAGAAACGTGACTACCGGAGTAggggcaataggctaaatggctTTGGCTGATGATAAGATCAGTTCGAGTCTTTGATTCTTCAAGATGATAGATCATACCTGCTGGTGCTGGGCTGTTGCTCGACTTCACAATCCCGTCGTGGAGGCGCTGATGGACAcgcccgccgccgctgctgccaaaCTGATCGACTGCACGCGTACCATGGAAGAAAACGAAGGGGTACCCGCAAGGAAAAGAATAGGAAGGGTCGAAGGCTTGTGGGGCTGTGCGAAGCGAAGGTGAAAGGCCGAGCGGCACTAGCCTGGACATCCCTTAGCAGCCATGTTTCCAGTAGAAAACGGGAATGAAAACTTAAAGAAGCATGCATTTTCTCATGTGGAAACATAAATGTTTTCGAATTGGAAACATAAATATTTTTGGAACAACGTTCCACGTTTCTGTTTGCTAAGGTAGTCACATACTCACTTCTGACTCCTATAGGTCAAGTGCAGGATGATCTGCGGCCCACAGGCTCTCTGTAGCTTTGCcactctatctatctatctatctatgaaATCATGGTTAGGAAAAATTTTAGCCAGCCATAACCGCTTTCAAAACCAGTTAGATTAATTTCCAACATATGAAAAGTTAGACCATATTTTGGTAACAACAGATTGGGAACAAAACTTTCCACTGGCTACTGTTCAAGCACTCACCCGAGAAATCTCAGATCACACATCACTTTTATTAGATGGAGGGGAGCCATCTCACAGAGGCAACATtaggaattttaaatttgagctaGGGTGGCTGACACGGGATGATTTCTTTGGCTTGGTAAAAGAGGTTTGGAAGTCTGAGAATAGGGGTAGATCACCGATGGAACGGTGGCAAAATAAGATTAGAAGGCTGCTACGTTCCTTTAGAGGATGGGCTAGAAATTTAGTTTCCCAAAACAAGAAGTATAAATTAGATCTGTTGGCTAAGATAGATGTCTTCGAAAGAAAGGCAGAAACAAGTTTGCTGTCACCTCAAGAGGTGGAGCTTAGATATATCTCAAAGGGCAATTAACTAAGTTGCTAAGAGAGGAGGAGATATACTGGCATCAACGATCAAAAGCAACAAAGTTATTGCAAGGGGATGATAATACCAAGTATTTCCATCTGGTGGCAAATGGGAGACATAGGAAAACAAAAATTATACAGGCAGGAAGAAGGAATTATTGTTGGGGATGCGAACTTGAAAGATTATATAACGGAATACTATAAATGACTGTTTGGACCTCGTGTACAGAATTCTTTCTCAATGGACGAGACTTTGAGGCATGACATACCTCAAGTATCGGAGGAGGAGAATGAAGTATTGGTGGCTCCATTCAGTGAGGAGGAGGTCAAATTGGCAGTCTTGGATATGAAACAAAACAAGGCACCGGGTCCGGATGGCTTTCCCGCTAAATTTTACCAATTCTTTTGAGAAGTTGTGAAGCCAGATTTGATGAGCCTCTTTTATGAATTCCATGCTGGGAGACTGCCTATTCATAGTTTAAACTTTGGGGTAATTACACTTTTACCTAAGATCACTGATGCGATCCGGATACAACAATACATGCCTATATGTCTCTTAAATGTGTCCTTTAAGATTTTTAAGAAAGTACTAAACAATAGAATTTTGAAAGTGGCTGATTAGTTGATGGGTCCGTCTCAGACAACCTTCATTCCGGGGAGATATATAATGGAAGGAGTTGTGATCCTACATGAAACAATTCATGAGTTACATAGGAAAAAACAAGATGGagtgattttaaaactagactTCGAAAAAGCATATGACAAACTAAAGTGGCCTTTTATACAATAAGTCCTTAGAATGAAAGGATTCTCACCAATTTGGTGTGAATGGATTGCAAAAGTCATGACTAGAGGGAGTGTTGTAGTAAAGGTCAATGATAATTTAGGCTATTATTTCCAAACAAAAAAAGGAGTACGTCAGGGGGATCCGTTATCTCCAATCTTTTTTAATATAGTGGTTGATATGCTGGCTATTCTTATTTTATGAGCAAAAGAGGCTGAACAAGTCCAAAGAGGCTGAACAAGTCTAAGGGGTTGTGCCGCATTTGGTAGATGATGGTCTTTCAGTCCTTCAGTACGCGGATGACACTAATATCTTTATGGACAATGATCTAGAGAGGGCCAAAAACATGAAGCTTCTGCTTTGtgcttttgaacaacttttaggACTCAAGATCAATTTCCATAAGAGCGAATTGTTTTGCAATGGAGCAGCCAAAGATAATCAAAACGAGTATGCACAAATTTTTGGGTGTAATGTAGGATCGTTCCCGTTTACATACCTAGGAATTCCTATGCACCATAGAAAACTCATGAATAAGGACTGGAAATATGTTGAAGAAAGATTTCAAAAGAGATTGAGCTGTTGGAGGGGTAAGATGTTATTAGTAGGAGGGAGGCTTGTTCTTATTAACTCTGTTCTAAGTAGTCTTCCCATGTTCATGATGTCATTTTTTGAAATGCCTAGAGGGGTTTTGAAGAAGTGGGACTATTTTACACTACAAACTTCTAACCCTTGCGCAACGACGAGAAAACGTTGCAATAGGCCCAATTTTGTTGCAAAAGGTAGTTCATACCACGAAATCGCGTTCGTTGGCAATGGTTGCAAAAAGTCACGTTGCAATAAGAACTTGCAACCGTTGCTAGTTTGGCGTTGCAAGAGTTAGATTTTCTTGCAACGTTGCCAAGCATTGCAATAGGACGTTATCGCAACATTCATTGGCGTGGCAATACGAGCACTTGCCACGTTTGTCTTCGTAGCGAGAGGTGGTAAATACAACGAGCGATAGTGTGGCAATAGATTTTTGTTGCCACGCTATAATTTTGTTGCTTAAGGTGTTGTTGCCACGACCGTTGTGCCGTGGCAAGTAAATCATTTGCCACGCAAATGTACTCGTTGCGAGAGAGTATACATTATTGCCACGCTTGTCTTGGCGTGGCAATAGTATCATTTGCCACGCAAATTTATCCGTTGCGAGATACCGTTCATTATTGCCACGGCCGCGTTGCCGTTGCAACAGTATCATTTGCCACACAATTTTATTCGTTGCAATATACCGTTCATTATTGCCATGACCTCAGTGCCATTGCAACAGTAGAATTTGCCACGCAATTTTATTCGTTGCGGAAGATTAATTGTTATTGCAACAATAGTCATGTCGTGGCAATAGTATTATTTGCAACGTAAATAAGTCTGTTGCCATACAGCATATTGCCACGCATCACGGCTCATAGGTATAGCTTTTATTGCAACGCTAGTAACATTTAATTTTGGTTTAataaatcatcattgcaaatcaaTGAATCATATCAAAAGCAATTGCACCCACATATATTAATTATAATCAATCATTCAATATGTTGCCAAACCCATGAAATAGTAGCTAAAATCATAGACGAGTGTACAATTAACTCATTATTTGACAACTTTTTACAAACTTCCTAACATCTATGCAGCACTTGAGAAATTCCTAGCAGCCCAACATGTCATCTCCTCGGCTATGTCCTCGCTTGATTATGAGCCTCCCACTGAAACCTTGTCCACCtactgccaaaagaatatgattgGGATATTAGAACAATATTAAGTTTACTAAATTTTGCACAAATGTAAAGAGATGAAAATATAAAATGGTTCTAATTTCTAATTTCATATACAAAAGCCATCAACCAAGCTTTTGCATAGTTGAAGTTCTACTGCAATCCTGCCTGAAGGCGTTGCATATGTTACAGTAGCAGCTGCCTTCTCTGAATTTTTAAGGCAGCAACAGTTTAGTTgattagaaaaatcataacttgagttgtagACAATGAAAAATTATATTCTTTAACAATATGGAAAGCCcatgaaattctctacatctttgtaGTTATTTGTTAAATAAGATTCTGCAGTTATCATGGTCAAAAAACACAAACACCCACTGCTGTCCAAACCAAGGTCAAAACCTGACCGACTACTTTCAAAATTCATAACTGCAAATAGAGAGACAGGGGAGAGCTGGAGGTCGGCGATGTGTAGCAATTGGTGCAGGTGCGAGTGTGACAGCTACAACTTAATGTCATGGTTACCAGAAGCTACTTGGCATAGAGAAATTCAGCCTAGCAATAGGCATTAGCCACTAATAATCATGGTTACCTATCCAAGCATTGTCATACACCCCATTTCCCCTACCATCATGCTACTGAATTGAATAATAAAAAGAGAACAGAGTAAAGGGACCACACTTAAGCTTGAAAACGCTGGTAAAAAACAGAAGTTAGGCACTAGGAATTAAGTCTCTGGTCTTGCGCATACCTAATCAAGGAGTGGTAAAGTGGCAAATGGTGAATGATTAGCATTTGAGCCCATCAACCTCAGCCAGTACATACTGGCTATAGGATCAGATGATATCTGAAAAATATTGAGCCCTTGCTGCCTTATTACAGGGAAGAGCAAGATGCATAGCAGATGCACCATCCTTCAATTTCTCATTATTGACAAGATGTTCTGTTTTCCAGTCAAGTTTCAGAAATCTCATAGAGGACTACAATTATTCAAAAATACAATGGAAATTCACATGAATACTAAAAAACATTTTAAAAAATGGAAAGCCCTATGAATTGTTGTTACCTTATTCACCCAATCTGGAAAAGCAACACTGAACAGAAGTGTTTGTAGTTTGGTATTTTGGTAGAATATTCAACCTTTCCTGTTTACATATTTAATAGTGTGATCACATAAGAAGCTATGTCAAACAGAAAAAAGCAACACTGTTAATATTACTCCATTTAAAAACCATGTTAAGTGTTTCATTTAAAAATTAGAAAGTGAGTAGTAAGAAAAGTTTGATATCATCATAAAATATACTTTATTGGCAATCATAATACAGGAACATTTTTTCTCTATTATTATGAGCTCTCTACTTGGCAGCACTTTGGACTCCTGCCATAGTCAATTCTTTTGGATGCCTTGCTTAGCCTGTTAACCGAAGATTCCAATCTAGGCAAGAGATAGCCAATGTTTTTTCTTATAGGAAATAACACTATTCTTATACAGGATTAATTGTTTTTATACAAGAGCAAATGCTATACCTAATGTCTGTTTGCATACTTCCTTCATCATAATGCAAAATTCAGGGGACACTCCCATCCAGTACTACATAAGCACATCACTCCTCTCCAAAATATGTTATTCAGCCATACGCAGCTCAAAATAGCTCGCCATGTGATTGTATTATATATTCTACAACAATATATATACAGACACAGTGCTTGGCCATGTGATTCACCCAAGCATAGAAAACGATCTCAGACTTTGTATTCCTGAATCGAAACAGACATGTTTACTTTCTGTAATTTTAGACAAGCAAAACAAATACCGAGCAAGTAATTGCCTTTTCTTAAACATCTTTTTTTTACTGGAGGCAGCAGTagtaatatataataataatgttATAGTAGACCATCCAGAAGAGACAGAACCAGTAAGTCAGAAATTTGTTTTTATGAAGAAAATATTAAACCTGTGTTCTAACACATTGGATGATTGGATAGTTAGATCTTCAATGAATTTGACTTAACTGTAGATGCAGTAACATATATTTGCATTTACCAACATTCAAGAGCTTGACAGATTAATTTCAAGGCTGCGATAGACACATATCTTTATATTGAAAAACAAATAAGTATGAAATCACATAAACAAAAAACCTAGATTAAGTAATCATTGCACCTGGGGACATATGGAGAAGAGAACCCAAGATCATCTTCTACTTCGAGGGTGGCCTCAGTATATCGATGGCGATGGGTACCCAAGGCGGTGGAGTCTGTGCTGGCGCTGATGCCCTGCGAACGAAGCGCCGTCCTGCCTGAAGGCGTTGCCAGTGGCGTCCTCAACGAAGGCGATGTCGGGGGCGTCCTGGACCGAGGTGGCGTAGGCAGCAGCGTCATGGCCCTCACGCGGTCCTGGGAGACGGATCGCGATCTAATTGGGGGAGGGGGAGGGATACGCGCGGTCTGGAGACGGGAGGTTATTAGACCAACGCGCGGTCAACTTGGAACATTACAACACTTCCTAACATCTCTACAGCATTTGCAGACTTTCCGACAGCACAACCAGTCATGATCTCAGCTGTGTTCTTGCTAGATTCCTTGCCTTCTAGTCAACATTTGTCGTCCACCTACTCACCAAAAGAATAAGATTGTGATATTAGTAAATTGGGTAATAAAGTCATTCATGCATAGAATGTACAAAATTTTAGATACAACATGGTTCTAGTTGAGTTGACAGTAAAGGTGGTtcacaacttatatcaagtcaagaGATTAAAGGTAAACTTTAGGACTGTTAGAAATAATAAACAGTGCATCATGATCACCACATTGCAATTCAGACAATTGTATAGAAAGTGCATACTAATTAATTTTCAGAAGACAAACGTTTGAAGCAATAACTCTTGATTTCCATGAAAACAAAGATACAACCAATTGAATGGCAATAGGCACAGATTAAGCAATTCACAAATAATCTTACTAATAAGAGATCTAGTTAAACATGTGAAATTAATTATCAAGCTTACTAGATCAAAAGAATGCAAGAGCTACTGCTAACACCAGCGAACAAGTTCAAAGAAATTGATCTTAAGCCTAGGTGACCACTATAAGCTAGTTGGAAGCAAAAACTAACGTTGGGGTAGAAATTCACAAATCACATCTACTCTATGTGTGCGAGCTGGTGTTTCGAGATTGACGATGATAGtgtagacatatatatatatatatttctatttcTAGTGAGCATTTGCTGTTTTTGGACAAACGAGCTGTTGTTATTCAAGTATAGGATAGGCAACAATTTACATTAGCAAAGCTACTAAGCACAACACCTAACATGAAGATTGGAGAATCACGCACATTGGAAATTTCCAAGAAAGCAAATGCATCTCCGTCGAAAAACCTTAAATCCAGCCACGGAGGGAGTGGGAGGAAGAGAATGGATTAGTACCTTAGGGCTGGCACGGTCGGAGGTTGGAGAGGCGTCACTGCAGCCGGCGCCGGCGCAGCACAGGTTGCTGGCGGCCGCGACGGGACGGTGCGCGGCACACAGGTTCGCTCCCAATCTCTAGTCTTTTCACCTTCGTGGAGTGTAGGGGCACAGCTTCACACAGTGGAGGACCAACGAACGGGGGACGTCGGGCCACTCGGACGGAagcgcggcgcggcggcgccggaACCAGCTGCAGCGGGGAGCGGGCTGGCGGCCGATTGGAAAATGAAAGAACCCTAACGCAGAGAATCGAGCCTCTCGTTTATATAGGTCCAGCGAATTTAGCCCAAGATTGGGCACGTttttggtggatcaaaaattttCCTCCCGCGCTTGGCCTTGTGTCCAGTGAACGGCCTGTTTAGTTttcttttctccttttcttttttgccCAAccgttttttattattattatttttacagCAATGCGGACGTGAGAGGGAGCCCGCACATGTTGCAATTTTTTAGCGGAGTCCGCGGCCACACTCGTTCTGGATGGCGGGAAGTGGGAATTTTAGGTTCAGTTTTGTGCCCATACACGCGATTCGGCAGAtcaatttttccaaaaaaaatcatttgaattttttaaataatTATACACGAAAACATGTTGTTATGCAA
This DNA window, taken from Miscanthus floridulus cultivar M001 chromosome 13, ASM1932011v1, whole genome shotgun sequence, encodes the following:
- the LOC136499596 gene encoding uncharacterized protein, which codes for MDITQYTEHLKQLADGLRDVGQPVREISQVLNMLHGLSSKYSHAIPAITVQQPPHTFFSVHLYLLLEEKYDCEHAKTAAQHALIASGGSKPSSGGDGSSTTPPPTQSPAAGTSGLASCTDGSALCTDGSFRGGRGRVRGRGRGYGFNQLDGGSYNQARGSPAWPPSVNPYTGMVQAWQMPFRAPSAGVFDPRPGTPPHQA
- the LOC136499598 gene encoding uncharacterized protein; translation: MPTMDENPLFDADQSNSDSSEASFTSSVDIDVSAANTPPTSVLQTVNIKSHVPVLLKLAEPNYDEWRCFFDTFLSKFGLTSHVSPPPTSIQRRDPECRIVDQCVLSWLYNSISKDVRAIVRSPHATAYLVWGGIHAQFRYNELHRAVYLESEFRSLV